AGGACATCCAGCCGTTCATGTCGGCGATGCGGGTGGAGGGCCGGCTCGGCGACGAGATGTACCTGACCCAGTTCGCGTTCGAGGAAGCCAAGCACGTCCAGGTGTTCCGCATGTGGCTGGACGCCGTCGGCGTCACCGACGACTTGCACCAATACCTCGACGACATCCCCACCTACCGGACGATCTTCTACGAGGAATTACCGGACTGCCTCAACGCCTTGACGGTCGACCCGTCACCGGCCGCCCAGGTGCGGGCGTCGGTCACCTACAACCACATGGTCGAAGGCATGCTGGCGCTCACGGGCTACTTCGGCTGGCACAAGATCTGCGTGGAGCGCGGAATCCTGCCCGGCATGCAGGAATTGGTGCGGCGCATCGGCGACGACGAGCGACGCCACATGGCGTGGGGAACCTTCACCTGCCGCCGCCATGTCGCCGCCGACGACGCCAATTGGGGCGTCTTCGAGACGCGCATGAACGAGCTCATGCCGTTGGGGCTGCGCCTCATCGAGGAAGGCTTCGCCCTCTACGACCCGATGCCCTTCGGCCTTTCGGTGGACGAGTTCATGGCCTACGCGGCCGACAAGGGCATGCGGCGCTTCGGCACGATCGCCAGCGCCCGCGGGCGACCGGTCGCCGAGATCGACCTCGACTACTCGCCGGTACAGCTGGAGGACACCTTCGCCGACGAGGACGAGAGGGCCCTGGCCGCCGTCTCATAGGGCGTCGAGCGTGGGCCTTACGGACGAAAACTGCCCCCCGAATTCGTCCATAGGCCTCATACTCGCCGGCTACTCGACCTTTGTGTTGCCCGACGCGGAGCCGCTCTCCGACTCGCCGACCCAGACGGTCTTGGCGTTGCAGAACTCGCGGATCCCATGGCCCGCGAGTTCGCGGCCGTAGCCGGATCGCTTGATGCCGCCGAAGCCAAGCTCCGGGTAGGACACCGTCATCCCGTTGATGAAGACCTGGCCGGCCTCGATCTCGTCGATGAAGCGCTGCTGCTCGGCCTCGTCGCGGGTCCAGGCGTTGGAGCCCAGCCCAAAGGTGGTGGCGTTGGCGATCTCGATGGCCTCGTCGATGTTGGCCGCACGGTACATCGACGCGACCGGGCCGAAGACCTCGTCGGTGTAGAGCGCCATGTCTTTGGTGATGTCGGTGACCACGGTCGGCGGGTAGAACCAGCCCGGCCCGTCGATGGGCTTGCCGCCGAGGCGGATCGTGGCGCCCGCCGCAGCCGCGTCGTCGACCTGCTTGGCGATGTCGTCGCGGCCCGACTCGGTGGCCAGCGGCCCCACGTCGGTGTCGGGGTCGGTCGGGTCGCCCACCTTGAGCGCGGTCATCCGCTCGGTGAACTTGTCGACGAATGCGTCGTAGATGTCGGCGTGGATGATGAACCGCTTGGCGGCGATGCAGGACTGGCCGTTGTTCTGCACTCGCGCGGTGACCGCGGTCTTGACGGCCTCGTCGAGGTCCGCGGACGGCATCACGATAAAGGGGTCGCTGCCGCCGAGCTCGAGCACGGTGGGTTTGATCTCGTCGCCGGCGATGGCGGCGACCGACTGGCCGGCCGGCTCGCTGCCGGTCAGGGTGGCCGCGGCGACGCGGGGATCGCGCAGGATGCGCTCGACGGCGCTGGAGGGGACCAGCAGCGTCTGGAAGCAGCCGTCGGGGAAGCCGGCGCGGGCGATGACGTCGGCCAGGTACAGCGCCGTCTGCGGCACGTTCGAGGCGTGCTTGAGGATGCCGACGTTGCCGGCCATCAGCGCCGGCGCGGCGAAGCGGACGGCCTGCCAGAGCGGGAAGTTCCACGGCATCACCGCCAGCACCACGCCGAGCGGCTGGTAGCGGGTGTAGGCCTTGGCGGCGCCGACCTTGGCGGCGTCGGCCGGCTCGTCGGCCAGTAGCTGTTCGGCGTTTTCGGCGTAGTATCGAAAACCCTTGGCGCACTTGAGCGTTTCGGCCTTCGCCGATGCCAGTGTCTTGCCCATCTCCAGGGTCATCATCGCGGCGACCTCGTCGGCCTCCTTCTCCAACAGGTCCGCGGTTGCGTTTGCCCACTGCGCGCGCTGGGCAAAGGTGGTGTTATGGCGGTAGTCCTGGAACCGGGCGTACGCGCGGGCGATGGCCGCGTCGACTTCCTCGTCGGTCGCCGGGGTGAAGGTCTTCACTGTCTCGCCGGTAGCCGGGTTGATGGTGGCGATGGGCACGCTGACATCCTTCGCTTCGGGGTTGGTAAAAGGTCCAACACCCAGCCTGCCACTATCGTTCCCCCTAGGGAGGTGCCGGATGAGTAAAGCCGCCGAGCTGATGGTCAAGTGCTTGGAAAACGAGGGCGTCTCCGTGGTCTTCGGCCTGCCGGGGGAGGAGAACATCCGGTTCGTGCAGGCGCTGGCGTCGTCGAGCATCCGCTACGTGCTCACCCGGCACGAGCAGGGGGCGGCGTTCATGGCCGAGATGTACGGGCGGGTCACCGGGCGGGCGGCGGTGGTGTCGAGCACGCTGGGTCCGGGCGCGATCAACATGCAGCTGGGCGTGGCCGACGCGACCACCAACAGCACGCCGTTGGTCGCCGTCTCCGCGCAGGTGGGTCACGACCGGCAGTTCAAGGAGTCGCACCAGTACGTCGACCTGGTCTCGATGTTCGCGCCCATCACGCGGTGGGCCGCCGGGGTGCCCACCGCGCGCGCCATACCCGAGATGTTCCGCAAGGCGTTCAAGGTCGCCGAGACCGAACGCCCGGCCGCGGTCTATCTGGCCGTCCCCGAGCACATCGACGCCGACGAGACCGACTACGACCTGACACCGTTGCCGCGCAACGTCGTTCGCCCCGACGCGCCCGCACCCGGTCAGATCGAGCGGGCGGTCGACATCCTGCGCAATGCGAAGCGGCCGGTGGTGCTGGCCGGGCACGGCGCAGCCCGCGGCAATGCGACCGCGGCCCTGGTCCGGTTCTCCGACGAATTCGGCATCTCGGTGGCCAACACCTTCCACGGCAAGGGCGTGATGCCCGACGATCATCCCAACAGCATCGGGACCATCGGGTTCATGCGGCACGACTACGTCAACTTCGGCTTCGACAACGCCGACGTGGTCATCGCGGTCGGCTACGAGCTGCAAGAGTTCGATCCGGTCCGGATCAACCCGCAGGCCGACAAGAAAATCATCCACATCCATCGGTTCCCGGCCGAGGTCGATGCGCATTATTCGGTGGATGTCGGGATCATCGGCGACATCAGCGCCTCGTTGCAGGCATTGACCGATGCGCTGGACGGACACACCTACGAGGCCGATCCGGAGGTTCCCGGCCACGGCCTGCTCGCCGAGGAATTCGCTCGCGGACAACAGGATTCACGCTATCCACTGGCACCGGCACGGGTGGTCGCCGACACCCGCGCCGCCCTGGGTCGCAGCGACGTCGTCCTGGTCGACACCGGCGCCACCAAGATGTGGATGGCGCGGCTTTACCCGACGTACGAATGCAACACCTGCCTGGTGTCAAACGGCTTGTCCACCATGGGGTTTGCACTGCCGGGCGCTCTCGGTGTCAAGCTGGCGCGGCCCGACTCGAAGGTGCTGGCGGTCGTCGGGGACGGTGCGTTCATGATGAACTCGCAGGAGATCGAGACCGCCGTCCGCGAACGGATACCGCTGGTGGTGCTGATCTGGGAGGACGACGGTTACGGCTTGATCGAATGGAAGATGGACCTCGAGCTCGGCGCGCACTACTACGTGAAGTTCGGCAATCCCGATGTGGTGAAGTATGCCGAAAGCTTCGGCGCCAAGGGGTACCGGATCAACAGCGCCGACGAGCTGCTGCCGACGCTGCGGGCCGCGCTTGACGACGCCGGTGTCTCCCTGATCTGCTGCCCGGTCGACTACTCGGAGAACCTGCGGCTGACCGACCGGCTCGGCGAGCTGGACGAGACGCTGTAATTCACGGGCACCCCCAAGAAAGGGGCCTGGAGGCTTATGTACCAACGGTGGGGCATCGCTCCGGAACTAGCCCAAGACACGCAAGGCGGGTCGGGCATGTTCAGCCACGTTCCCAAGCGCGTGGGTGGCGCCGCCGTCTCTGTGGCGGTCCTCTTCGCCGTGGGGACAGCCGGGACGGCCAGCGCCGTGTACCCCGGTGTCCCGGAGTGGTATGCGCAGGCCCGAGAACATCTGGCCAACACCAGAGAGTTCATGCAAGCGGTGGTGGACACGGTCGAAGCCAACGACGTCGGCGCTCTGCGGTCAGCATGTTCAAGGGTCCACGACGAACAAACCATTGGCCTCCAGGCGCACCTGCCTACGCCCGACCCGGCGCTCACCACCGCCCTGCAGGCCGAGATCAACGACTTTGACGCCGCGATGCACCTCTGCATGTCCATCGGGCCGAACACCACCCCGGCCGATCTGGAGCGGGCCGACGCGTTCTTGCAGCGGGCAATTGAGGACCTGCGGACGGTCAACGACATCCTGGTCGAAGACCTGAGTTGAGAGCCCGGCCCGTCCCACAGAGGCCGAATTGCCCTATCTCCATCTCCCGCGGTGCCGGATACTGGTGGCACTGGAAGCGCCGCGGAGCTTGTAAGCACGGAATCGGGTTTGTCCACAAGCCTTATTCGCAGGTCCTGCGGTGGTTTGTGTTTCGTTTGCGGGGGCAACCATGAGGCTGATCGATTTCTCGGCGCGGAAGATATCACCGGCAAAGATCCGGTCCGCCGGCTATGACGGTGTGATCGGTTACGTGTCGGAGTCACGCCCGGGCGCTCAGTTCGGGGCGAAGCCGCTGACTCGTGAATACGCCGATGTGCTGCGCGGGGCGGGACTGGCGATTGTGAGCAACTTTCAGTATGGCCAGCGGGGGGGATCGGCGCCGTCGGACTTCACCCGCGGCTTCGACGGCGGCGTGGCCGACGCGCAGACGGCGACGCGTCTGCATGAGAATGCCGGCGGTCCGGATGATGCGCCGATCTTCTTCAGCGTGGACGACGACATCGATCTCTCGACGTGGAACCGCCTTGGTGTGGAGTGGTTTCGGGGCATCAACTCGGTGCTCGGCGTGGACCGGACCGGCATCTACGGGCACTCCCGCGTGTGTGCGTGGGCGATCGAAGACGGCGTGATCGGGTTCTCGACGACGCCGGGGCGACGGTGGGCATGGCAGACAAAGGCGTGGTCATACGGTGAGCGTGAGCCTATGGCGGTGCTCTATCAGTCTGTGATCGATACGGCGTCCAATCCGGGCCCGGTGGTAGACGGCGTTCATGTTGACGTCGACGAGGTCCTGGCGGCGGATTTCGGCCAATGGCGTAGTGAGAAATCCACGCGCGCACGGGCTATCGCACCAGAGTTCGTGGAGCACACGGACATACGCAGCCCCTACAACGGCTCACGAAACGGCGTCGACGTCGCATGGTTCGTGCTGCACACCGAAGACGGGTACAGCAAGTCGGCGCGCAATCTCGCCAATTACCTGTCCAACAATCCGTATGAGGTCTCGTATCACTAC
This genomic interval from Mycobacterium sp. SMC-2 contains the following:
- a CDS encoding R2-like ligand-binding oxidase, whose protein sequence is MTRTHSGSMVKGGLNWDSLPLRLFAGGNAKFWDPADIDFSRDRAHWEQLSDDERHYATRLCAEFIAGEEAVTEDIQPFMSAMRVEGRLGDEMYLTQFAFEEAKHVQVFRMWLDAVGVTDDLHQYLDDIPTYRTIFYEELPDCLNALTVDPSPAAQVRASVTYNHMVEGMLALTGYFGWHKICVERGILPGMQELVRRIGDDERRHMAWGTFTCRRHVAADDANWGVFETRMNELMPLGLRLIEEGFALYDPMPFGLSVDEFMAYAADKGMRRFGTIASARGRPVAEIDLDYSPVQLEDTFADEDERALAAVS
- a CDS encoding NADP-dependent succinic semialdehyde dehydrogenase, with amino-acid sequence MPIATINPATGETVKTFTPATDEEVDAAIARAYARFQDYRHNTTFAQRAQWANATADLLEKEADEVAAMMTLEMGKTLASAKAETLKCAKGFRYYAENAEQLLADEPADAAKVGAAKAYTRYQPLGVVLAVMPWNFPLWQAVRFAAPALMAGNVGILKHASNVPQTALYLADVIARAGFPDGCFQTLLVPSSAVERILRDPRVAAATLTGSEPAGQSVAAIAGDEIKPTVLELGGSDPFIVMPSADLDEAVKTAVTARVQNNGQSCIAAKRFIIHADIYDAFVDKFTERMTALKVGDPTDPDTDVGPLATESGRDDIAKQVDDAAAAGATIRLGGKPIDGPGWFYPPTVVTDITKDMALYTDEVFGPVASMYRAANIDEAIEIANATTFGLGSNAWTRDEAEQQRFIDEIEAGQVFINGMTVSYPELGFGGIKRSGYGRELAGHGIREFCNAKTVWVGESESGSASGNTKVE
- a CDS encoding acetolactate synthase large subunit, whose translation is MSKAAELMVKCLENEGVSVVFGLPGEENIRFVQALASSSIRYVLTRHEQGAAFMAEMYGRVTGRAAVVSSTLGPGAINMQLGVADATTNSTPLVAVSAQVGHDRQFKESHQYVDLVSMFAPITRWAAGVPTARAIPEMFRKAFKVAETERPAAVYLAVPEHIDADETDYDLTPLPRNVVRPDAPAPGQIERAVDILRNAKRPVVLAGHGAARGNATAALVRFSDEFGISVANTFHGKGVMPDDHPNSIGTIGFMRHDYVNFGFDNADVVIAVGYELQEFDPVRINPQADKKIIHIHRFPAEVDAHYSVDVGIIGDISASLQALTDALDGHTYEADPEVPGHGLLAEEFARGQQDSRYPLAPARVVADTRAALGRSDVVLVDTGATKMWMARLYPTYECNTCLVSNGLSTMGFALPGALGVKLARPDSKVLAVVGDGAFMMNSQEIETAVRERIPLVVLIWEDDGYGLIEWKMDLELGAHYYVKFGNPDVVKYAESFGAKGYRINSADELLPTLRAALDDAGVSLICCPVDYSENLRLTDRLGELDETL